A stretch of Gloeocapsopsis sp. IPPAS B-1203 DNA encodes these proteins:
- a CDS encoding metal-binding protein yields MPSGRTHDRITLWGLPLITGLTFFHTQSGNLTLIMAGAYLFSGLMFGPDLDLYSRQYQRWGYLRWIWLPYQKVLRHRSIFSHGLFIGTTLRVLYLSVWLALTGIFVLGVAHLIWGVELTWQQLVTASRRSLLQNTAEWICLFGGLELGAMSHSLSDWSSSAYKRIQQNRAKMKKRKVSSTQLKRRK; encoded by the coding sequence ATGCCCTCTGGTAGAACGCACGATCGCATTACTTTATGGGGCTTGCCCTTAATTACTGGTCTGACTTTTTTCCATACTCAGAGTGGTAACTTAACCTTAATTATGGCTGGAGCCTATCTTTTTAGTGGCTTAATGTTTGGTCCAGATTTGGATCTGTACTCTAGACAGTACCAGCGTTGGGGTTACTTACGGTGGATTTGGCTGCCTTACCAGAAAGTACTAAGACATCGCTCTATTTTTTCGCATGGGCTGTTTATTGGAACAACTCTGCGAGTATTGTATTTAAGTGTATGGCTTGCTCTCACAGGGATTTTCGTCTTGGGAGTGGCGCACTTAATTTGGGGAGTGGAATTAACTTGGCAACAGTTGGTTACAGCAAGTAGGCGATCGCTTCTACAAAACACAGCAGAATGGATTTGCTTGTTTGGCGGACTCGAATTAGGAGCAATGAGTCATTCTTTAAGCGATTGGAGTAGTTCTGCCTACAAGCGGATACAACAGAATCGTGCCAAAATGAAGAAACGTAAAGTCAGCTCAACACAACTCAAACGTCGGAAATAG
- a CDS encoding WecB/TagA/CpsF family glycosyltransferase, whose translation MTLALETIKTNKYYSQTIKSIKSLVNVINVPITALPLREQIEIILDWANHFESKTVCVANVHMLMEAHNQPAFATVLRNADMVTPDGMPLVWIMKLMGAYWQDRVAGMDILLSLCQLAPQRNTSLFFLGSTTETLEKMKEEISDKFPDLQIAGKESLPFRPLTEEEDRAIIQKINSSGAGVVLVSLGCPKQEYWIDQHKGKIHAVMIGLGGAFPVFAGIHKRAPFWMRNLGLEWLYRLIQEPRRLWYRYLTTIPPFLFLALVQLIMSRLSIWQRTANLWSQFVNKTATNKV comes from the coding sequence ATGACTTTAGCTTTAGAAACAATAAAAACAAATAAGTATTATTCACAAACTATTAAGTCAATTAAGTCATTGGTGAATGTAATTAATGTGCCCATTACTGCTCTTCCTTTAAGAGAACAGATAGAGATAATTCTTGATTGGGCTAATCACTTTGAAAGTAAAACTGTTTGTGTAGCAAATGTACATATGCTAATGGAAGCTCACAATCAACCTGCTTTTGCTACCGTTTTGAGAAATGCAGATATGGTGACACCTGATGGTATGCCCTTGGTTTGGATAATGAAATTAATGGGGGCATACTGGCAAGATCGAGTAGCTGGGATGGATATTCTTTTATCTTTGTGTCAGTTAGCTCCACAAAGAAATACTAGTCTTTTCTTTCTAGGTTCCACAACGGAAACATTAGAAAAGATGAAAGAAGAAATAAGTGATAAGTTTCCTGACTTGCAAATTGCTGGCAAGGAGTCATTACCTTTTAGACCACTTACAGAAGAAGAGGATAGGGCAATTATTCAAAAGATTAATAGTAGTGGTGCTGGAGTGGTTCTAGTATCCTTAGGATGTCCAAAGCAAGAGTACTGGATAGACCAACATAAAGGAAAAATTCATGCTGTCATGATTGGGTTAGGAGGAGCATTTCCCGTATTTGCTGGAATTCATAAAAGAGCACCTTTTTGGATGAGAAATCTGGGGTTAGAATGGTTGTATCGCCTGATTCAGGAACCTCGTAGACTGTGGTATCGCTACTTGACAACTATTCCACCTTTTCTATTTTTAGCTTTAGTACAGTTAATAATGTCAAGGCTGAGTATTTGGCAAAGAACAGCAAATTTATGGAGTCAATTTGTAAATAAAACTGCCACAAATAAAGTGTAG
- a CDS encoding tyrosine-protein kinase domain-containing protein, with product MKARSYFPKLLPEKNGKSIHSLPVVYTTQLEEGDEGGLDLGQLFGALRRRGMIVAGITTAIASAAFAFAFSSTPTYQAKFELLITPETVENKLTPSLLNKEVDRHSGGVNETQLRILQSPKIMLPIVKDIEARYPNHGVPKLKFNLVTGTNVLEVSYQALNPKKVSLVLDIVSQAYVAYSLEERQADVRQGIQFVEQQLPQLQQQVESLQEQIQTFRQQYNLIDPANQGKQLADQLHGIVQQRLETQTQLAKFQSLHSTLQNQLQLQPEEAKTASALSEAPRYQKLLNQLQELESQIAVESSKYHDDSPQIQVLRDQKQNLLPLIEQEGQRVLLNTVPNNVFESKTLASPNSLRQQQTQQFFDTANQIQALKAQSLALTQAEQSLRQQFQRFPVLVRQNDDLERQLKIAVDNLNQFLTKREALQIDAAQKQSPWQLLTPPTEPKSSTVSVKQVLILGTGLGLILGIAAALLVDKLKNVFYTSDEVKAIANLPLLGEIPIQRYNEAYQESLHSLYTNIRFLSFDTPVRSLSIISPTSGDGRSTIAVHLAQTIAAMGQRVLLVDADLRCPKIHMLLGLPNTKGLSNIIAEELNFQDVIQRSSNILTTFEGYNSADAELRTVKSPLEDDFFVLTAGQVPPNPISLLTSQKMQILAKDLYSAFDFVIYDTPPLLKFADSSIVAAQTDTSILVVGLAKTKKSALKKALERLKLSNCSVLGTIINLTKK from the coding sequence ATGAAGGCTAGAAGCTACTTTCCCAAGTTATTACCAGAGAAAAATGGCAAGTCAATTCACTCTTTACCTGTAGTGTATACAACTCAGTTAGAGGAGGGAGATGAAGGTGGCTTAGATCTTGGTCAGTTGTTTGGAGCTTTACGTAGAAGAGGTATGATCGTTGCTGGTATAACAACGGCGATCGCATCTGCTGCTTTTGCTTTTGCTTTCTCAAGTACACCAACTTATCAAGCTAAGTTTGAGCTTTTGATTACACCAGAAACTGTAGAAAACAAGTTAACGCCATCGCTTTTAAATAAAGAAGTAGACAGGCATTCTGGAGGTGTGAATGAAACTCAGCTTAGAATTTTGCAAAGTCCTAAAATCATGCTTCCTATCGTTAAAGATATTGAAGCAAGATATCCAAATCATGGCGTACCAAAACTTAAGTTCAATTTGGTTACAGGAACGAATGTTTTAGAGGTTAGTTATCAAGCTCTAAACCCTAAAAAAGTTTCTCTAGTTTTGGACATTGTGTCACAAGCATACGTAGCATACAGCTTAGAAGAGCGTCAAGCAGATGTTCGCCAAGGTATTCAATTTGTAGAACAGCAGTTACCGCAACTACAACAGCAAGTCGAAAGTCTACAAGAACAAATACAAACATTTCGTCAACAGTACAATCTTATCGATCCTGCAAACCAAGGTAAGCAACTTGCCGATCAGCTACACGGAATTGTTCAGCAGCGATTGGAAACACAAACACAGTTAGCAAAATTTCAATCACTCCACAGTACTTTGCAAAATCAGTTGCAACTGCAACCTGAAGAAGCTAAAACTGCTTCAGCTTTAAGTGAGGCTCCCCGCTACCAAAAGCTATTAAACCAACTACAAGAATTAGAAAGTCAAATTGCAGTAGAGTCATCAAAATATCATGATGATAGTCCTCAAATTCAAGTACTACGCGATCAAAAACAAAATTTACTGCCTTTAATTGAGCAAGAAGGGCAACGAGTATTATTAAATACAGTTCCTAATAATGTCTTCGAGTCAAAAACTTTAGCATCTCCCAATTCATTACGTCAGCAGCAAACTCAGCAATTCTTTGATACTGCCAACCAAATACAAGCATTAAAGGCACAAAGTCTAGCATTGACACAAGCAGAACAATCTTTAAGACAACAGTTTCAACGATTTCCTGTACTTGTGCGTCAAAATGATGATTTAGAACGACAACTCAAAATTGCAGTTGATAACCTCAACCAATTTTTGACTAAGCGCGAAGCACTGCAAATTGATGCTGCACAAAAGCAGAGTCCTTGGCAATTACTGACTCCTCCAACTGAACCTAAATCTTCTACAGTGAGTGTGAAACAAGTTCTGATTTTAGGAACAGGTCTCGGTTTAATTTTAGGAATTGCGGCTGCGTTACTGGTAGATAAGTTAAAAAATGTCTTTTATACAAGTGATGAAGTTAAAGCGATCGCTAACCTTCCACTATTAGGTGAAATTCCTATACAACGATATAACGAGGCTTATCAAGAATCATTACACTCTTTGTACACGAACATCCGCTTCCTCAGCTTTGATACACCTGTGCGATCGCTTTCAATTATCTCACCAACTTCTGGAGATGGTCGTTCTACTATTGCTGTGCATCTAGCCCAAACAATCGCGGCAATGGGTCAACGCGTCTTATTAGTAGATGCAGACTTGCGTTGTCCTAAAATTCATATGCTTTTGGGCTTACCAAATACAAAGGGTTTAAGTAATATCATTGCTGAAGAATTAAATTTTCAAGATGTGATTCAGCGATCATCTAATATTTTAACAACATTTGAAGGTTACAACTCAGCAGATGCAGAATTAAGAACAGTCAAATCACCTTTAGAAGATGACTTTTTTGTTTTGACAGCTGGACAGGTTCCACCCAATCCTATCAGTCTACTGACTTCGCAGAAAATGCAGATTTTAGCCAAAGATTTATACTCTGCATTTGATTTTGTCATATATGACACACCACCATTATTGAAATTTGCAGACAGTAGCATTGTTGCTGCCCAAACTGACACCAGCATTTTGGTTGTAGGGTTAGCAAAGACAAAAAAATCAGCATTAAAGAAGGCACTAGAAAGACTGAAGTTGTCCAACTGCTCAGTTCTAGGCACAATTATCAACCTGACTAAAAAGTAA